The Humulus lupulus chromosome 7, drHumLupu1.1, whole genome shotgun sequence region ACTTATAaatcaagtctctttaaaccacaatgttttaaattttgaaccacaatgcTAAATGGATTAAAATTTTGATTCATAATTTATAAAGTTATATCCATTAAGATATATTTATAATCGAAGtatctttaaaccacaatgttttaaatttaatccAATAAGCTTTAACTTTAAACCCCTAAACTTTAAAATTAAACctcttatttaaaaatttaaacccCAGACCATATGGCATTAAATTTTGAACACAtggctaaatggaatcaaattttgaaccataatttataaatttttatccattaagctataTTTATATTCCAAGTCTATTTAAACCACTAatctttaaatttaaaacactaAACTTTAAAATTAAACCTCTTTAATCgcgattttaaaaaatttatccattaagctctatttataatacaagtctatttaaaccactaagctttaatttTAAATCGTTTTGCTTTAAAGTTAAACCACTTACCTAAGAATGTAAACCTCAAACCAAAATGGCATCAAATATTGAACAACTAGGATACATGGTATCTAATTTTGATCTCAAAATTAAaagttttatccattaagctattTTTATAATCCAAGTGTCTTTAAacaactaagttttaaatttaaaccgttaagctttaaatttaaaccccttacataagaatttaaaccactaagctttaaatgtaaaccactttcataaaactttaaaccacaatgcaaatggcttcaaattttgaaccacatggcTAAATGGAATTAAATTTTGAACCAAAAGGCTAAATGGtatcaaatttttatccattaagctcaaTTTATAATCCAACTCTATTTAACAaactatgttttaaatttaaacccctaagcttaaaatttaaacccctatgttttaaatttaaaccactaaggtttaaatttaaaccacttgcctacaactttaaaccacaataaaaaaggcatcaaattttgaaccacatggctaaatggaatcaaattttgaacccctaagctaaatgacatcaaattttgaaccccaaggataaatattataaaattttgatccaaaatttatgtatttttatccattcagctctatttataatccaagtctcttttaccctcaatgttttaaatttaaaccactaagctttaaatttaaaccacttgccttaaactTTAAACCCCAAGGCTAAATTGTATCAAATTTTTATCTATTAAGCTCTACTTATAATAAAACTCTATTAAaccaattatttttaaatttaaacctaaTTTCTTTATTCGTCAAAAATTTTAGACCAGAAGTTGTTAGtggcaaaaagaaaaaaaaaattatatattttatgtttaggtgtgactgtgcgccgcggcccatatcaattagagccgcggcgcccagtgaCAAATAATTGCTATTTTTTGTTTCATTCTGAGCGCCGCGGCTCTAATGTCTAAAGGTTCTGTGCGCCGCGGCGGGGAAAATGGCACCAAATTTTAATCaggattttaaaaaatttatctattaagctctatttataatccaagtctatttaaaccactaagctttaatttTAAACCGTTTTGCTTTAAAGTTAAACCACTTACCTAAGAAtgtaaaccacaaaccaaatggcatcaaatatTGAATAACTAGGCTAAATGGTATATAATTTTGAACTCAAAATTAAaagttttatccattaagctattTTTATAATCCAAGTGTCTTTAAACAACTAAGTTTAAATTTAAACtgttaagctttaaatttaaagcaCTTTACTaagaatttaaaccactaaggtttaaagttaaaccactaaggtttaaatgtaaaccactttcataaaactttaaaccacaatgcaaatgacttcaaattttgaaccacatggctaaatggaattaaattttgaaccacaaggctaaatggtatcaaatttttatccattaagctctatttataatccaactcTATTTAACCaactatgttttaaatttaaacctctaagcttaaaatttaaacccctatgttttaaatttaaacaccttgcctagaaatttaaaccgcaagccttaaataaataagattaACTGATAAATTTGTCATAATTTAAAGATGATAATCTATCATCTTTTATAACATTTTTCTGTCAAATTCATCTCTCACTAATATCAATTCCTATTTTTCATAAATTAAAtagataataatataataaaaaacaaatgtACTTTAATAAATGTATAAACATTCTTATCCACAAGTCCACAACACAACAAATATGTATAACATTGCATCTTTATAGTCTTTAGACTGCAACAGATAACAACAGTTCATGCTTTCATGCATAATGCACTGCACTCAAGGACAATAATCAATCTCAATGATCATGATATGTATGCAATTCACAACTCAATGTTATCCTTCTTTTAGAATTGGTTGGCTTTTACAATTCTTTCTATTATGCCCCAATATTCCGCAATTTCCACACTTGACTGTTCGAACATGGTTGGGAAATTCTCCTGTTGATGGAATTCTTTTTTTCTTGGGACGTCCttgttttactttgaattttgGAGCTTTCATGCTATCTCCTATAATTTCATCTGGGACACTCCAATCATCTTTATCTGGAAGAGGATTAATTGATCCTGTATATGTCTCTTTCAAAACAGATTTTTTATACCAATTTGAGCAAAATTTGTACTTGTCCAAGTACTTGCTTTCAATTGTTGCAATAGCATGTGCACATGGAATTCCCTCTAGTTGAAATTCATTACATGTGCATATATGTTGTTCCAAGTCGACAACAAACACTCGATCACCATATGTGACACTAGATTTCATTACATCAATTGCATCTACCTGTGAAACAATACAATTATTAAGCCATAAATTTAAAATCcgaacaaaaagaaaataaatgtaaCTTTAATAACATACCTTCATTCGAAATGCCACATCAAGTTTGATCTCCATTTCATCATTTGCCCATTTTGTCACCTCAACAAATTGGTTGATTGCTGCTTCTTTTCTTGTTGAAAACCATCTTTGGAGCATCTCTCTTATAGCTTCTATTAACGACGTTATAGGCAATTCTCTCGCATGCACAATTGCTGCATTTATAGATTCGGCAATGTTACTTGTAAGAATGTTATACCTTTTCGTTGGAAAGAATGGCCGAGCCCATTTTTCTGGTTTTGCTTCCAAAA contains the following coding sequences:
- the LOC133792049 gene encoding uncharacterized protein LOC133792049, translated to MHKSIKNAIEQVYPGVYHGVCLYHLKKNLRTKFRGLHVHAIFETASRAYSAQEYYSAMAELQKISPEMTTYLLEAKPEKWARPFFPTKRYNILTSNIAESINAAIVHARELPITSLIEAIREMLQRWFSTRKEAAINQFVEVTKWANDEMEIKLDVAFRMKVDAIDVMKSSVTYGDRVFVVDLEQHICTCNEFQLEGIPCAHAIATIESKYLDKYKFCSNWYKKSVLKETYTGSINPLPDKDDWSVPDEIIGDSMKAPKFKVKQGRPKKKRIPSTGEFPNHVRTVKCGNCGILGHNRKNCKSQPILKEG